The following coding sequences are from one Lysinibacillus sp. FSL W8-0992 window:
- a CDS encoding 5'-3' exonuclease, with translation MTTKPKLLIVDGMALLFRSFFASAAMGHFIRLEDGTPSNGAQGFVRHVLTAQSIMQPTHLAICWDMGSQTFRNELYDGYKANRPAPPEEMLPQFDMAKNLSQHIGWQNFGVVGMEADDLIGSMITKWQDEADITVISGDKDLLQLLTPTTQIAFTKKGYTEYDLYTHSRFKEEYGIEPIQFAQVKAFMGDTSDGYPGVKGIGPKQALTLIQMYGSIDNVISSLEELKPGQRTKIKDNLDMLKLSHELATIQTNVPIEAEIAQLVVPNYEQQTFKAIEERGFTLIAKQARSLYSLI, from the coding sequence ATTGTTGATGGCATGGCATTGTTATTTCGTTCTTTTTTTGCTTCAGCTGCAATGGGGCATTTTATACGCTTAGAGGACGGCACACCATCTAATGGTGCGCAAGGGTTTGTCCGCCATGTTTTGACGGCACAATCTATTATGCAACCAACACATTTAGCTATTTGTTGGGATATGGGTTCACAAACATTCCGAAATGAATTATATGATGGTTATAAGGCTAATCGCCCAGCACCGCCAGAGGAAATGCTTCCTCAATTTGATATGGCTAAAAACTTATCTCAACATATTGGGTGGCAAAATTTCGGCGTTGTCGGTATGGAGGCTGATGATTTAATCGGTTCAATGATTACCAAATGGCAAGACGAAGCCGATATTACAGTAATTAGTGGGGATAAAGATTTATTGCAACTGTTGACGCCTACAACGCAAATAGCGTTTACGAAAAAAGGTTATACAGAGTATGATCTTTATACACATTCTCGTTTTAAAGAAGAATATGGTATAGAACCGATTCAATTTGCACAAGTAAAGGCTTTTATGGGTGATACAAGTGATGGCTATCCAGGAGTTAAAGGGATTGGTCCAAAACAGGCGCTGACACTTATTCAAATGTACGGCTCTATTGACAATGTTATTTCTTCCTTGGAGGAATTAAAGCCTGGTCAACGTACGAAAATCAAAGACAATCTTGACATGCTGAAGTTATCACACGAACTAGCAACAATTCAAACGAATGTACCGATAGAAGCAGAGATTGCTCAATTAGTAGTGCCAAACTATGAGCAACAAACATTTAAAGCGATAGAAGAACGTGGCTTTACGCTTATTGCAAAGCAGGCACGTTCATTGTATTCCCTTATTTAG
- a CDS encoding C39 family peptidase, giving the protein MKQYLPIHGISQYETSITPKYRNSACGPTTIHVILHYYNPTAPSVNELYELLGGTKIGLFKWRLIYNLRKLLPTWDIRNCTLKEALQEIDAGRPVAMRFDRYFSLQWFDKKSTFVYHWVPLIGYDVQDGELLLIFHDNGGKNRPSQIRTALFQNNEKVLSFVKVAPK; this is encoded by the coding sequence ATGAAACAGTATTTGCCGATACACGGAATATCACAATACGAAACATCCATTACACCTAAATATCGTAATTCTGCCTGTGGACCAACAACAATCCATGTCATTCTGCACTACTATAATCCGACTGCTCCATCAGTTAACGAACTTTATGAACTACTCGGTGGCACAAAAATAGGCTTGTTTAAATGGCGTTTAATTTATAACCTTCGGAAACTGTTACCGACCTGGGATATACGCAACTGTACGTTAAAAGAGGCGCTGCAGGAAATAGATGCAGGACGCCCCGTTGCGATGCGCTTTGACCGTTACTTTAGCCTGCAATGGTTTGATAAAAAATCTACCTTTGTCTATCATTGGGTACCACTCATTGGCTATGACGTGCAAGACGGTGAGCTCTTGTTAATTTTCCATGATAATGGTGGCAAAAATCGCCCCAGCCAAATTCGTACTGCTCTATTTCAAAATAATGAAAAAGTGTTAAGCTTCGTTAAAGTAGCACCTAAATAA
- a CDS encoding thioredoxin family protein: MVSKESELLMKTITTAEQFNELISGEQKVLVKFYAGWCPDCTRMNMFIDPIIEEYNQFDWYELNRDELPEIADKYDVMGIPSLLIFQNGEKLAHLHSANAKTPQQVTEFLAAQQ, encoded by the coding sequence ATGGTTAGCAAGGAGAGTGAATTACTAATGAAAACAATAACTACTGCAGAACAATTTAATGAGCTTATCTCTGGTGAGCAAAAAGTGCTTGTGAAATTTTATGCTGGATGGTGCCCTGATTGCACACGCATGAATATGTTTATCGATCCAATTATTGAAGAGTACAACCAATTTGATTGGTACGAGCTTAACCGTGACGAACTTCCTGAAATCGCAGACAAATATGATGTAATGGGTATTCCAAGCTTATTAATTTTCCAAAACGGTGAAAAATTAGCACACTTACATAGTGCTAACGCTAAAACACCACAGCAAGTTACTGAATTTTTAGCTGCTCAACAATAA
- a CDS encoding 3-hydroxyacyl-CoA dehydrogenase/enoyl-CoA hydratase family protein, producing MTYNIKKAAVLGSGVMGSGIAAHLANIGIPTLLLDIAPKELTKEEEAKGLTLAHPAVRNRFVNSALQKLVKQKPAPLTSKKNLSLLTVGNFEDDLDKLKDVDWVIEVVVENLAIKQSLYEKIDAVRTAGTIISSNTSGISINAMAEGRSEDFQKHFLGTHFFNPPRYLKLLEVIPATTTAPEVVDFMKKFGEDILGKGVVLAKDTPNFIANRIGTYGLLVTLQEMMKGGYSVGEVDSVTGPLIGRPKSATFRTLDVVGLDTFIHVAKNVYDQTSGDEQQVFAVPEFLQKMVTNGWLGAKSGQGFFQKQGKEILEIDPNTLAYSPVKKLQTPSIEMAKQTRGLANKVKALTYAKDRTGELLWGIFAPTLIYSAQLHGEIADDIVAIDNAMKWGFGWQQGPFEIWDAIGVAESVAKMEAEGHEVPVFVKDMLEKGFTSFYSELEGDVAYYNGSQYVKVPVNEKEINLKRYKKKHGVIKSNTGASLIDLGDGIALLEFHSQSNAIGLDIIQMINYAVDEVEANYKGLVIGNQGKNFCVGANLGMILVEAQDDNIFELDFVIKAFQDAMQKIKYSNKPVVAAPFAMTLGGGAEVCLPAAHIQATMETYMGLVEVGVGLIPGGGGNKALYQKFLKGLPNGVEVDYQNIANKVFETIAMAKVSTSGEEARDNNFLDFADGISVNADHQIYDAKQAALALYDAGYQPPVPTRVPVVGASGYGTLLIGAQGMFESGFISEHDLKIAKKLAYVIAGGKVPYGTLVDEQYLLNLEREAFLSLVADPLSQQRMQHMLLKGKPLRN from the coding sequence GTGACTTATAACATTAAAAAAGCGGCTGTTCTAGGTTCTGGAGTAATGGGTTCTGGAATTGCAGCACATTTAGCAAACATCGGTATTCCAACATTATTATTAGACATTGCACCGAAAGAACTAACGAAAGAGGAAGAAGCAAAGGGTTTAACTTTAGCGCATCCAGCTGTAAGAAATCGCTTTGTGAATAGTGCTCTTCAAAAGTTAGTGAAGCAAAAGCCAGCACCACTTACTTCTAAGAAAAATTTATCGCTACTAACGGTGGGGAACTTTGAAGACGATTTAGACAAACTAAAAGATGTAGATTGGGTAATTGAAGTTGTTGTTGAAAATCTAGCAATTAAACAAAGCTTATATGAAAAAATTGATGCTGTACGTACAGCAGGTACAATTATTAGTTCTAATACATCAGGCATTAGTATTAATGCAATGGCGGAAGGGCGTTCAGAAGATTTCCAAAAACATTTTTTAGGGACGCACTTCTTCAATCCGCCACGCTATTTAAAATTACTTGAAGTAATCCCTGCAACAACAACTGCACCGGAAGTTGTAGACTTTATGAAAAAATTTGGTGAGGACATTCTTGGCAAAGGGGTCGTACTAGCAAAAGATACTCCGAACTTCATTGCCAATCGCATAGGCACATATGGTCTGCTCGTTACTTTACAGGAAATGATGAAAGGCGGCTATTCAGTTGGCGAAGTAGATTCAGTGACAGGGCCACTTATCGGTCGTCCAAAATCTGCTACTTTCCGTACGTTAGATGTCGTTGGCTTAGATACTTTTATCCATGTGGCAAAAAACGTATATGACCAAACGTCAGGAGATGAACAGCAAGTATTTGCAGTACCTGAATTTTTGCAAAAAATGGTTACAAACGGCTGGCTAGGTGCTAAGTCTGGGCAAGGTTTCTTCCAGAAGCAAGGGAAGGAAATTTTAGAAATTGATCCAAACACATTAGCTTATAGCCCAGTGAAAAAATTACAAACACCTTCAATTGAAATGGCGAAACAAACGCGAGGATTAGCTAATAAAGTTAAGGCATTAACGTATGCTAAAGATCGTACAGGTGAGCTGTTATGGGGGATTTTTGCACCAACATTAATTTACTCTGCACAGCTACACGGTGAAATTGCCGATGATATTGTGGCAATAGATAATGCAATGAAATGGGGCTTCGGCTGGCAACAAGGTCCATTTGAAATATGGGATGCCATCGGTGTTGCAGAATCCGTTGCCAAAATGGAAGCGGAAGGTCACGAGGTTCCTGTATTTGTAAAAGACATGTTAGAGAAGGGCTTTACTTCATTCTATTCAGAACTTGAAGGAGACGTAGCGTATTATAACGGGTCACAATACGTAAAAGTTCCTGTTAATGAAAAAGAAATTAACTTAAAGCGCTATAAAAAGAAACATGGCGTTATTAAGTCTAATACAGGTGCTAGCTTAATAGATTTAGGTGACGGAATTGCACTACTTGAGTTCCATTCCCAATCAAATGCTATCGGTTTAGATATTATTCAAATGATTAACTACGCAGTAGATGAAGTGGAAGCAAATTATAAAGGCTTGGTAATTGGAAACCAAGGTAAAAACTTCTGTGTCGGTGCTAACTTAGGAATGATTTTAGTAGAAGCACAGGATGATAACATTTTTGAACTAGACTTTGTCATTAAAGCATTCCAAGATGCGATGCAAAAAATAAAATATTCTAACAAACCTGTTGTGGCAGCACCGTTCGCGATGACATTAGGTGGAGGCGCAGAAGTATGTTTACCTGCTGCACATATCCAAGCGACGATGGAAACTTATATGGGCTTAGTAGAAGTAGGTGTTGGTTTAATTCCAGGTGGTGGCGGTAATAAAGCGCTTTACCAAAAATTCTTGAAAGGTTTACCAAATGGAGTTGAGGTAGACTATCAAAATATTGCTAATAAAGTATTCGAAACAATTGCGATGGCGAAAGTTTCAACGTCAGGTGAGGAAGCACGCGATAATAACTTCCTAGATTTTGCAGATGGTATTTCAGTCAATGCAGATCACCAAATTTATGATGCAAAGCAAGCTGCTTTGGCACTTTATGATGCAGGCTACCAACCACCAGTGCCAACAAGAGTTCCTGTTGTCGGTGCATCTGGCTACGGTACGTTACTAATTGGTGCTCAAGGAATGTTTGAATCAGGTTTCATTAGTGAACATGATTTAAAAATTGCTAAGAAGTTAGCGTACGTAATTGCAGGTGGAAAAGTTCCATATGGCACATTAGTAGATGAGCAATACCTATTAAACTTAGAGCGTGAAGCATTCCTAAGCTTAGTTGCAGATCCGCTATCTCAACAAAGAATGCAACACATGTTATTAAAAGGAAAACCACTTCGTAACTAA
- a CDS encoding acetyl-CoA C-acetyltransferase, translated as MREAVIVAGARTPIGKAKKGSLATVRPDDFGAAVVKETLKRAGYEGPVDDLILGCAMPEAEQGMNVARSIGALAGLPDTTPALTINRFCSSGLQAIAYAAERIMLGHSKAILAGGVESMSMVPMVGNTPRLNPTLAETAPQYYMGMGHTAEEVARQYNVSREDQDAFAVRSHMLAEKAIKEGKFNDEIVPIEVEQHYVDNNNKLQVKKFTFSVDEGVRPGTSVEGLAKLRPAFHVKGSVTAGNASQTSDGAAAVLVMDREEAEKQGMTPMAKFLGFAVGGVPPEVMGIGPIVAVPKALEIAGLSIQDIDLWEINEAFASQSLQVVRHLGIDQEKVNVNGGAIALGHPLGATGAILTLKLIHELKRQGKKYGVVTMCIGGGMGAAGVFEIL; from the coding sequence ATGCGTGAAGCCGTAATTGTAGCAGGAGCACGAACTCCTATTGGAAAAGCGAAAAAAGGTTCATTAGCAACAGTAAGACCGGATGATTTTGGGGCAGCAGTTGTCAAAGAAACATTAAAAAGAGCGGGCTATGAAGGTCCTGTCGATGACTTAATTTTAGGCTGCGCAATGCCAGAAGCAGAGCAAGGGATGAATGTAGCTCGTAGTATCGGAGCGCTTGCAGGACTACCAGATACTACACCTGCACTGACAATTAATCGATTTTGTTCATCAGGTTTACAGGCAATAGCATATGCAGCTGAACGTATTATGCTTGGTCATTCAAAGGCCATTCTTGCTGGCGGTGTTGAATCGATGAGTATGGTGCCAATGGTAGGAAATACACCACGCTTAAATCCAACATTAGCTGAAACTGCACCACAATACTATATGGGGATGGGGCATACAGCAGAGGAAGTAGCACGTCAGTACAATGTGAGTCGTGAAGATCAAGATGCATTTGCTGTACGATCACATATGCTTGCAGAAAAAGCAATTAAAGAAGGTAAATTCAATGATGAGATTGTTCCAATTGAAGTGGAACAACATTATGTGGATAACAATAATAAACTACAGGTGAAAAAATTTACCTTCAGTGTCGATGAGGGCGTTCGTCCGGGCACATCAGTTGAAGGCTTAGCTAAACTTCGTCCTGCATTCCATGTAAAAGGAAGTGTTACAGCAGGTAACGCTTCTCAAACTTCTGATGGTGCAGCTGCAGTTCTAGTAATGGATCGTGAGGAAGCAGAAAAGCAAGGAATGACACCGATGGCTAAGTTTTTAGGCTTTGCGGTTGGCGGAGTTCCACCAGAAGTAATGGGTATCGGCCCAATCGTAGCAGTTCCCAAAGCGCTTGAAATTGCAGGTTTATCAATTCAAGATATTGATTTGTGGGAAATTAACGAAGCGTTTGCATCTCAATCATTACAAGTGGTTCGTCATTTAGGTATTGACCAAGAGAAAGTAAACGTAAATGGCGGTGCAATTGCATTAGGACATCCGCTTGGTGCAACAGGTGCAATTTTAACATTGAAGCTAATTCACGAGCTGAAACGTCAAGGCAAAAAATATGGTGTCGTTACAATGTGTATCGGCGGTGGTATGGGCGCTGCTGGAGTATTTGAGATTTTATAA
- a CDS encoding acyl-CoA dehydrogenase family protein, whose product MTEKTTDIIKGGGFIIEDVALDRVFTPEDFTDEHKMIAKTTEEYVANEVLPVVENLEHHEFEHSVRLLKSAGELGLLAADVPEEYEGLGLDKVSSALIAEKMSVAGGFSITHGAHVGIGSLPIVLFGNEDQKQKYLPKLASGELIAAYALTEPGSGSDALGAKTTAKLNAAGTHYVLNGEKQWITNAGFADVFVVYAKIDGDKFSAFIVERAYNGVSVGPEEKKMGIKSSSTRTLVLEDAEVPVENLLGEVGRGHVIAFNILNIGRYKLGVGTIGGSKRALELAIQYTNQRQQFKTKLSDFNLTKEKLSTMASQLYASESLNYRTVGLFEDRLSQLSPEEQKQGKVIANAIAEYAIECSIAKVFGSETLDYIADEAVQLHGGYGFMAEYEVERIYRDSRINRIFEGTNEINRMIVPGTFMKKALKGELPLLQVAQNLQQELLMLMPEDVGTEPLAQEKYLVKNAKKIAVLAAGMAAQRYGAKLDQEQEVLVNIANIANQLFAMESAVLRTEKAIAREGVEKSHQKLLYTQIFCQEAFAEIEKEAKDTILASADGDAARMTLSALRKLTRNNPYNLITKKREASVKLIEAEKFIV is encoded by the coding sequence ATGACAGAAAAAACAACAGATATCATTAAAGGCGGCGGATTTATCATTGAGGACGTGGCATTGGACCGCGTATTTACACCAGAAGATTTTACAGATGAGCATAAAATGATTGCTAAAACTACTGAAGAGTATGTTGCGAATGAGGTATTACCTGTAGTTGAAAACTTAGAGCATCATGAGTTCGAGCATTCAGTGCGTCTACTGAAAAGTGCTGGTGAACTTGGTTTATTAGCTGCAGATGTACCAGAAGAATACGAAGGTCTTGGCTTAGATAAAGTATCTTCTGCATTAATAGCTGAAAAAATGTCAGTAGCTGGGGGCTTCTCGATTACACATGGTGCACATGTAGGGATTGGTTCATTACCTATCGTGCTATTCGGTAACGAAGATCAAAAGCAAAAGTATTTACCGAAGCTTGCTTCTGGTGAATTAATTGCAGCTTACGCATTAACAGAGCCTGGTTCAGGTTCGGACGCTTTAGGTGCCAAAACGACTGCAAAGCTAAATGCTGCTGGCACTCATTATGTATTAAACGGTGAAAAACAATGGATTACTAACGCTGGTTTTGCTGATGTCTTTGTTGTGTACGCAAAAATCGATGGCGATAAATTCTCAGCATTCATCGTGGAACGTGCCTATAATGGTGTTTCTGTAGGTCCAGAAGAAAAGAAAATGGGTATCAAATCTTCTTCAACTCGTACATTAGTGCTTGAGGATGCAGAAGTACCTGTAGAAAATCTACTAGGTGAAGTAGGTCGTGGACACGTAATTGCATTTAACATTTTAAATATCGGTCGTTATAAATTAGGTGTAGGAACAATCGGTGGCTCAAAACGTGCTTTAGAGCTAGCCATTCAATATACAAACCAACGTCAACAATTCAAAACGAAGCTTTCTGATTTCAACTTAACGAAAGAAAAACTATCGACAATGGCGTCTCAACTATATGCGTCTGAGTCATTAAATTATCGTACGGTTGGATTATTTGAAGATCGTTTAAGCCAATTAAGCCCTGAAGAACAAAAGCAAGGGAAAGTTATTGCAAATGCAATTGCTGAATATGCAATTGAGTGTTCGATTGCGAAAGTGTTTGGTTCGGAAACATTGGATTATATCGCAGATGAAGCGGTGCAATTGCATGGTGGCTATGGCTTTATGGCAGAATATGAAGTGGAGCGAATTTATCGCGATTCTCGAATTAACCGTATTTTCGAAGGTACAAATGAAATTAACCGCATGATTGTACCAGGTACATTTATGAAAAAAGCGTTAAAAGGTGAATTGCCATTATTACAGGTCGCACAAAACTTACAACAAGAACTTCTTATGCTAATGCCTGAAGATGTAGGCACAGAGCCACTAGCACAAGAAAAATACCTTGTGAAAAATGCTAAAAAAATTGCTGTGTTAGCAGCGGGTATGGCAGCACAACGCTATGGGGCGAAGCTAGACCAAGAACAAGAGGTATTAGTGAACATTGCCAATATCGCCAACCAATTATTCGCTATGGAGTCTGCGGTTTTACGTACAGAAAAGGCAATTGCGCGTGAAGGTGTAGAAAAATCACATCAAAAACTACTTTACACACAAATCTTCTGCCAAGAAGCATTTGCAGAAATCGAGAAAGAGGCAAAGGATACAATTCTTGCATCAGCAGATGGAGATGCTGCACGTATGACATTGTCAGCATTACGTAAACTGACTCGTAACAATCCTTATAACCTGATTACTAAAAAGCGTGAAGCTTCAGTTAAACTAATCGAAGCAGAAAAATTCATCGTATAA
- a CDS encoding arsenate reductase family protein, producing the protein MIQFIHYPKCTTCKKAQKWLNDNGVSYEEVHIVEQPPTKEQIKSYWQASGQPLKKFFNTSGMKYRELGLKDKLAEMPEDEQLTLLASDGMLIKRPIVTDGKKVTLGFKESDFEQAWK; encoded by the coding sequence ATGATTCAATTTATCCATTACCCTAAATGTACAACTTGTAAAAAAGCACAGAAGTGGTTAAACGACAATGGCGTTTCATACGAAGAGGTACACATTGTTGAACAACCACCTACGAAAGAGCAAATAAAGAGTTATTGGCAAGCTAGCGGACAGCCTCTGAAGAAATTTTTCAATACATCTGGCATGAAATATCGCGAACTTGGGTTGAAGGATAAACTGGCGGAAATGCCCGAAGATGAACAGCTCACACTACTTGCTTCTGACGGTATGCTAATTAAGCGACCAATTGTTACTGATGGAAAAAAAGTAACGTTAGGTTTTAAGGAATCAGATTTTGAACAAGCGTGGAAATAA
- the gcvH gene encoding glycine cleavage system protein GcvH, whose translation MSTPKDLRYSEEHEWVKLEDGKVRIGISHFAQSELGDIVFVELPQVGDEIKTDDPFGSVESVKTVSELYAPISGTVVEVNADLEDSPEFVNESPYEKAWMIVVEPADASEIESLMTAEQYEEMIAE comes from the coding sequence ATGAGCACACCTAAAGACTTACGTTACTCTGAAGAACACGAATGGGTAAAATTAGAAGATGGTAAAGTACGTATCGGTATTTCACATTTCGCACAATCTGAATTAGGAGATATCGTTTTCGTTGAGCTTCCACAAGTTGGCGACGAAATTAAAACAGATGATCCATTTGGAAGCGTAGAATCAGTAAAAACTGTTTCTGAATTATACGCACCAATTTCAGGTACTGTAGTTGAAGTAAATGCAGATTTAGAAGATAGCCCTGAATTCGTAAACGAATCACCATATGAAAAAGCATGGATGATCGTTGTAGAGCCTGCAGATGCTTCAGAGATTGAAAGCCTTATGACTGCAGAACAATACGAAGAAATGATTGCAGAATAA
- a CDS encoding thioredoxin family protein encodes MEEWSKEQWETAVKSGEKTAFYLYTPMCGTCAVASKMMDIIEQLLPQLKLGKANINFLEQIAYDFQIESVPCLLVSDRGKVIDKVYAFQSVPFLYELLKKPID; translated from the coding sequence ATGGAAGAATGGTCAAAAGAGCAGTGGGAAACGGCTGTAAAATCTGGTGAAAAAACTGCCTTTTATTTATATACACCGATGTGCGGAACTTGTGCAGTTGCATCTAAAATGATGGATATCATAGAACAGTTACTGCCACAGTTGAAATTAGGTAAGGCAAATATAAATTTTTTAGAGCAAATAGCTTATGATTTTCAAATCGAAAGTGTACCTTGTTTACTCGTTAGCGATCGAGGAAAAGTTATAGACAAGGTTTATGCATTTCAATCCGTACCGTTTTTATACGAATTGTTAAAAAAACCAATTGACTGA
- a CDS encoding methionine ABC transporter ATP-binding protein encodes MIQLQNITKKYKTANGELTAVKDVNLTINKGEIFGIIGYSGAGKSTMIRLLNGLEKPTTGTVKVNNQEFSSIKGQKLRDARQKVSMIFQHFNLLWSRTVAENIAFPLEIAGIAKSERDARVKELIALVGLEGRDKAYPSQLSGGQKQRVGIARALANNPEVLLCDEATSALDPETTDAILDLLVDINERLGLTIVLITHEMHVIRKICHRVAVMEAGEIVERGEVLQVFQAPQAAITKKFVSQITDTKETQETVAQLRVNYPTGHLVKLVFVGEKTEQPVISHLVKQFDVEISIVHGNISQTKNGAYGTLIVQIDGTDTNVAAALNYLNTVEVQTEVIANAN; translated from the coding sequence ATGATACAGCTTCAAAATATTACGAAGAAATACAAAACCGCAAATGGCGAATTAACTGCTGTTAAAGATGTCAATCTTACGATTAACAAAGGTGAGATTTTTGGCATTATCGGCTATAGTGGCGCTGGTAAAAGTACGATGATTCGTTTATTAAACGGTTTAGAAAAGCCGACAACAGGTACGGTGAAGGTGAACAATCAAGAATTTTCATCTATTAAGGGCCAAAAGTTGCGTGATGCTAGACAAAAAGTAAGTATGATTTTCCAACATTTTAACTTACTTTGGTCAAGAACTGTTGCTGAAAATATCGCTTTTCCACTTGAAATTGCAGGTATAGCTAAGAGTGAGCGAGACGCACGTGTGAAAGAACTGATTGCACTTGTCGGTTTAGAAGGACGTGACAAGGCGTATCCATCACAGCTATCAGGCGGTCAAAAGCAACGCGTTGGTATCGCACGAGCACTTGCTAATAATCCTGAAGTGTTGTTATGTGATGAAGCTACATCGGCACTAGATCCAGAAACAACAGATGCAATTCTTGATTTGCTTGTCGACATTAACGAACGATTAGGTTTAACGATTGTATTAATTACCCATGAAATGCATGTTATCCGCAAAATCTGTCATCGTGTAGCGGTAATGGAAGCTGGAGAAATTGTGGAGCGTGGTGAAGTATTACAAGTGTTCCAAGCACCACAAGCGGCGATTACTAAAAAATTCGTTTCGCAAATTACCGATACGAAGGAAACCCAGGAGACAGTTGCACAGCTTAGAGTAAATTATCCAACGGGACACCTTGTTAAGCTTGTTTTTGTTGGTGAAAAAACAGAGCAACCTGTTATATCGCATTTAGTAAAACAGTTTGATGTGGAGATTAGTATTGTCCATGGCAATATCTCACAAACTAAAAATGGCGCATACGGTACTCTTATCGTGCAAATTGATGGCACGGATACAAATGTAGCAGCTGCACTAAATTATTTAAATACAGTTGAAGTACAAACGGAGGTGATTGCAAATGCTAACTAG